The Candidatus Nitrosymbiomonas proteolyticus genome has a segment encoding these proteins:
- a CDS encoding type II secretion system protein D encodes MEKMRIRLGRIGLIGVAGMALAVSSWAQLLSELRVDLELKDADMLAATRMLTQQTGLQFVIMPSTEPMRKLNLKLRQVSVDDAIAYICQNAGASYRKDHNGVYIISFGPEPETAKTDTAAPPKVDVPKIVKKVKLLKANAKDVYSQLYGNVPDMNDGFRELARFNNLVNPHVLKDLSKQPILNGGSGNYQPVNSQALPDNFSESGNDILLPGEGSGQIGGIGGGPGGGRGGLGQGGGGLGQGGGGFGQGGGGFGQGGGGFGQGGGSVNLQGGEGLVGDSIDFISYDPNDNSIIVRGSEEDIARLQAYISMFDVAPKQVIIKVEFITTSSSLSKSLGFDWLYERGTVFTGVRPGSFARAGDPVFLNYATGAVTTRMRALLQEGYGKVVQAPVIRTLNNQPASVLQNVSTTLFINQVVSVGNGQVIIAPQAFQLTITTGLTVAPRINEDGYVTVFLNVPVQDFGQLRRSPDGSEIPDVLSQIISVVARVKSGETIALGGMVRKQDAGSQARFPILGDLPIIGQFFRSSNRDRNNTELLIFVTPTIVTDDASGGLGP; translated from the coding sequence ATGGAGAAAATGCGTATTCGCTTAGGTCGGATTGGGCTGATCGGCGTCGCCGGAATGGCGCTCGCCGTCAGCTCCTGGGCACAGTTGTTGTCGGAACTTCGGGTCGACCTCGAACTGAAGGACGCCGATATGCTCGCTGCGACTCGGATGCTGACTCAGCAAACGGGCTTGCAGTTCGTGATCATGCCGAGCACAGAGCCGATGCGAAAGCTCAATCTGAAGCTTCGCCAGGTGTCTGTGGACGATGCGATCGCCTACATTTGCCAAAACGCAGGCGCGAGCTATCGCAAGGATCACAACGGCGTGTATATCATCAGCTTTGGCCCAGAGCCGGAGACGGCCAAGACGGATACGGCCGCGCCCCCCAAGGTGGACGTGCCCAAGATCGTCAAGAAGGTCAAGTTGCTGAAGGCGAACGCCAAGGACGTCTACAGCCAGCTTTACGGAAACGTGCCGGACATGAACGACGGGTTCCGGGAGCTTGCGCGGTTCAACAACCTCGTGAACCCTCACGTCTTGAAGGACCTGAGCAAGCAACCGATCCTCAATGGCGGGTCGGGCAACTACCAGCCCGTAAACTCGCAGGCGCTGCCCGACAACTTCTCGGAGTCCGGCAACGACATCCTCTTGCCGGGTGAAGGCTCCGGCCAGATCGGTGGGATCGGCGGCGGTCCCGGCGGTGGCCGCGGCGGGCTTGGCCAAGGTGGCGGCGGCCTCGGACAGGGCGGCGGTGGCTTCGGACAGGGCGGCGGCGGCTTCGGTCAAGGTGGCGGTGGTTTTGGCCAAGGCGGCGGCAGCGTCAACTTGCAGGGTGGCGAAGGTCTCGTCGGCGATTCGATCGACTTCATCAGCTACGACCCGAACGACAATAGCATCATCGTGCGAGGCTCAGAAGAGGACATCGCTCGGCTTCAAGCCTACATCAGCATGTTCGACGTTGCGCCCAAGCAAGTCATCATCAAGGTCGAGTTCATCACGACGAGTTCGAGCTTGAGCAAATCGCTCGGCTTCGACTGGTTGTATGAACGGGGAACGGTGTTCACCGGCGTCCGGCCAGGATCGTTCGCTCGAGCGGGCGACCCCGTGTTCCTCAACTACGCAACGGGCGCGGTGACGACTCGGATGAGAGCGCTCCTGCAGGAAGGTTACGGAAAAGTCGTTCAGGCGCCGGTCATCCGAACGCTGAACAACCAGCCCGCCTCCGTTCTGCAAAACGTCTCGACCACCCTCTTCATCAACCAGGTGGTCAGCGTAGGCAACGGCCAAGTCATCATCGCTCCGCAAGCCTTCCAGTTGACGATCACCACCGGACTTACGGTGGCGCCTCGTATCAACGAAGACGGCTATGTGACGGTGTTCTTGAACGTGCCCGTGCAGGACTTTGGCCAGCTAAGGCGAAGCCCGGACGGATCGGAAATCCCCGACGTGCTTTCTCAGATCATCAGCGTGGTCGCTCGCGTCAAGAGCGGGGAAACCATCGCGCTGGGCGGCATGGTCCGCAAGCAGGACGCCGGTAGTCAGGCGCGATTCCCGATCCTCGGGGATCTGCCGATAATCGGCCAGTTCTTCCGGTCGAGCAACCGAGATCGGAACAACACCGAGTTGCTGATCTTCGTTACGCCGACGATCGTGACGGACGACGCCTCGGGCGGACTCGGGCCGTAG
- a CDS encoding type IV pilus assembly protein PilM has protein sequence MAKKLNSVVGIDIGSRSIKVAEIRSQGRDVVVTALGIVDTPEGAVDHTGIYNSDAVANALKQALSSSGVSVGQAVATIAGQASVLVRTLEVPKMNPNELREHMQWEINRNIPFSESTVVSDYRVVDEGAEGAQNMDVVMAISPQSAIETLMACVKKAGKQLFAIDVEPLGLARSVFTSYGDEFDNQTVCLVDIGHKTTSINIYRNGKLLMPRQVPLGGELLTKSIADGLGVSGPEAEEIKRNQADASQVSAGGAATQQFTAYNPFAEAGEGGAPEAGGESAAPVPAADANRANAFIVDGLSELAEEARRSIEYFRSKGGEVERIVLCGGGAGLRGLNTYLSNALGLPCDIFDPTRRLQINAKKASEEFVAGHKQEFAVAVGNGLHIMFD, from the coding sequence ATGGCCAAGAAGCTGAATAGCGTGGTCGGAATCGACATCGGAAGTCGTTCCATCAAAGTCGCTGAAATACGGAGTCAAGGGCGCGACGTGGTCGTTACGGCGCTGGGGATCGTCGATACGCCGGAGGGCGCGGTCGATCATACGGGCATTTACAACAGCGACGCTGTTGCGAATGCGCTCAAGCAGGCCCTGTCGTCGAGCGGCGTAAGCGTGGGTCAAGCGGTTGCGACGATCGCTGGGCAGGCCTCCGTGTTGGTCCGGACGCTCGAGGTTCCCAAAATGAACCCGAACGAACTCCGCGAGCACATGCAGTGGGAGATCAACCGGAACATTCCGTTTTCCGAGAGCACGGTGGTGAGCGATTACCGTGTGGTCGACGAGGGCGCTGAGGGCGCTCAGAACATGGACGTGGTGATGGCGATCAGCCCTCAGTCCGCCATTGAGACCCTCATGGCTTGTGTCAAGAAGGCCGGTAAGCAACTGTTCGCGATCGATGTCGAGCCGCTCGGACTCGCAAGGTCGGTGTTCACCAGTTACGGCGACGAATTCGACAACCAGACGGTTTGCCTGGTGGACATCGGGCACAAGACGACTTCGATCAACATTTATCGCAACGGCAAGCTGCTGATGCCGAGGCAGGTTCCTCTGGGCGGCGAACTCCTCACGAAGTCGATCGCCGATGGCCTAGGCGTGAGCGGCCCCGAAGCCGAGGAGATCAAACGCAATCAGGCCGACGCCTCGCAGGTCTCCGCCGGAGGGGCGGCGACCCAGCAGTTCACCGCCTACAATCCGTTTGCGGAAGCGGGCGAAGGCGGAGCGCCCGAAGCCGGCGGGGAATCGGCGGCTCCGGTGCCCGCTGCGGATGCCAATCGAGCCAACGCATTCATCGTCGACGGTTTGTCGGAGCTTGCCGAAGAGGCGCGGCGTTCGATCGAGTATTTCCGGAGCAAAGGCGGCGAGGTGGAGCGGATCGTGCTCTGTGGCGGCGGCGCGGGATTGCGCGGTCTGAACACGTACCTCAGCAACGCCTTGGGCTTGCCGTGTGACATTTTCGACCCAACTCGGCGTCTTCAGATTAACGCAAAGAAAGCATCTGAGGAGTTCGTTGCCGGGCACAAACAGGAGTTCGCGGTGGCGGTCGGTAACGGCCTGCACATCATGTTCGATTAG
- a CDS encoding 3-dehydroquinate synthase: protein MIVVQHRTGQYSIEFLEIAEVRRRLGQGHFLVTDENVARHWGGAIGDLLPTLVLPPGEPTKSVAMLERVARWLAQSGATRRSKVVAFGGGVIGDLAGLAAATYMRGVELIQVPTTLLAQVDSSVGGKVGIDLPEGKNLVGAFHAPTAVWIPLEALSTLPKREFINGAAEVWKYAFAVDSALLSSLESHPLVPESPKLKDVIARCIDLKRQIVEQDERDERGIRAVLNFGHTIGHALERASNYESLLHGEAIAIGMAVEARIGEELELSPTGIADQIDRGLSGQGLPVRSELLEDGKSVLEAMRTDKKAEEGRLAFSLLTGLGACKLVTDVPEKVILRAIERTCRTSVRD from the coding sequence TTGATCGTCGTTCAGCATCGAACCGGCCAGTATTCGATCGAGTTCCTTGAAATTGCCGAAGTCCGACGACGGCTAGGTCAAGGCCACTTCTTGGTCACCGATGAGAATGTCGCCCGTCACTGGGGAGGCGCAATCGGAGATCTATTGCCCACGCTCGTTCTGCCGCCGGGGGAGCCGACGAAATCTGTCGCTATGCTGGAGCGTGTGGCTCGGTGGTTGGCGCAATCCGGTGCAACGCGGCGTTCGAAGGTCGTGGCCTTTGGCGGGGGCGTCATCGGCGACCTAGCGGGGCTTGCTGCCGCAACGTATATGCGTGGCGTCGAGTTGATTCAAGTGCCCACCACGCTGCTCGCGCAAGTCGATTCGTCGGTTGGCGGGAAGGTGGGAATCGACTTGCCAGAGGGAAAGAACCTCGTGGGCGCCTTCCATGCCCCTACGGCGGTTTGGATTCCGCTGGAAGCTCTCTCGACGCTTCCCAAGCGCGAGTTTATCAACGGAGCCGCTGAGGTTTGGAAGTACGCCTTTGCGGTCGACTCGGCGCTGCTGTCGTCGTTGGAGTCGCATCCCTTAGTGCCGGAATCGCCGAAGCTGAAGGACGTTATCGCTCGGTGCATCGACCTCAAACGGCAGATCGTCGAGCAAGACGAGAGGGACGAGCGGGGGATTCGGGCGGTCCTGAACTTCGGACACACGATCGGCCATGCCTTGGAGCGAGCGTCCAACTATGAGTCTCTTCTCCACGGAGAGGCAATTGCAATCGGGATGGCGGTCGAGGCGCGAATCGGCGAGGAACTCGAATTGAGCCCCACCGGGATCGCAGACCAGATCGACCGAGGGCTTTCCGGCCAGGGGCTTCCCGTACGCTCCGAGCTTCTCGAAGACGGCAAGTCCGTGCTCGAGGCGATGCGCACCGACAAGAAAGCGGAGGAGGGAAGGCTGGCCTTTAGTCTCCTTACGGGTCTGGGCGCGTGTAAACTCGTTACGGACGTGCCCGAAAAGGTCATCCTCCGGGCCATCGAGCGAACATGTCGAACCTCCGTACGGGACTGA
- a CDS encoding shikimate kinase, translating to MDRCWILLGMMGSGKTTVGQLLARKADRLFWDTDSLLQAKLGRPVSQLFHVYGEEAFRSHETALLASLEPAAAVLSTGGGIVVRPENWQHLRRLGHTVYVRVAPEVLKSRLKRSKRRRPLLWREDWQDRIDEILAERRELYEQADETVDIGNEGHDEVVEALHRAFLSLAGRAD from the coding sequence ATGGACCGCTGCTGGATTCTCCTCGGGATGATGGGTTCCGGGAAGACGACGGTCGGCCAGTTGCTCGCTCGAAAGGCGGATCGGTTGTTTTGGGATACGGACTCCCTGCTTCAGGCAAAGCTGGGGAGGCCGGTCAGCCAACTCTTCCACGTCTACGGTGAGGAAGCGTTCCGATCGCACGAGACGGCCCTTCTCGCCAGCTTGGAGCCGGCCGCCGCGGTTCTTTCGACGGGGGGAGGCATCGTCGTTCGCCCGGAAAACTGGCAGCATCTGCGCCGCTTAGGCCATACGGTGTATGTGCGCGTAGCGCCCGAAGTTCTCAAGTCACGCCTGAAGCGAAGCAAGAGGCGGCGGCCCCTGCTCTGGCGGGAAGACTGGCAGGACCGGATCGACGAGATCCTTGCGGAGCGGCGCGAACTCTATGAACAGGCCGATGAGACCGTCGATATCGGCAATGAGGGGCACGACGAGGTGGTCGAGGCACTCCATCGAGCGTTCTTGAGCCTCGCGGGGAGGGCGGATTGA